The Microcystis panniformis FACHB-1757 region CCAACGTCCAGAAGGATGTAATCTGACTGTTACTGTGCTTGGTTCACAGCTTTCTGGGATTTGTCTTGACCATCGAATAGGTAAGGGTTCTGTGCATTTAGCTAAATAGATTTGTTTGTCTTTGAACTTAAAAGCAGATTTGGTAAATTCGGCACTTCCTCCTTGATGTTTTTTCTTAAAGCTAGGATACTTAGTACGACCAGCAAAGAAATTAGTGAAAGCTGTTTGTAAATGTCTTAACCCTTGTTGTAAAGGTACACAGCTAACTTCGTTTAAAAACTCTAATTCTTCTTGTTTTTTCCAATCGGTTAGCATTGAAGAAGTTTCAGTATATCCTACTCTTTCTTGTCTTTCGTACCATGCTTGTGTTCGTTCGTGGAGAGCTTTGTTGTAAACTAATCTTACACAGCCCAAAGTGCGCCGCAATAGCGACTCTTGTTCGGGTGTGGGGTAAAATCGAAACGAGTAGGCTTTTTCCATACCTCACGTTTTAGCATATATTTCGTAAACGATGCTCATATTTAACAGTAAAGCCGTCGTAGAACGACGGCTTTACGTTAGAATTAAAAGGCCAGTCTCGAAAACCAAGTGGACGGCGCAGCACCTTGAAAACTCGGCTTAGGGGGTTCCGACCAGAAAAGCTTGGCCGGGTAAAAAGTCGCGCGCAACAAGTACAAGAAGCTATAGGCGGTCAACGTACCGTGGGACACAAGGAATCGGGCTTCTGAAATGGGGCGAAAGTCTGTGGACTCTGTGTAAGACAGTACATGGTTTTTTAACTGTGGTATGCGACGGTGGTGGAAGCAGAAACTTAAATCGTGAGGTTTAGGAATCGCCGCACTTTTAGGGCGGCGAGGATGTCAAGGGGCCATGTCCCTAACTAAATCCTTTGTGGGATTATTGGGAGAAATGTTAGTGGCCGAAAATAAATTAGAGGAAAATAAACTGGTTAGGGATTATATTCCCGAACTGACGAAAAGCGGCTTTGGCGATGCCACGGTGCGTCAAGTTCTCGATATGACCACGGCCCTAGATTATAGTGAAGATTATGCCGATCCAAGGCGGGGGTCTGGCAACACGCGGCCGCCTGGAATCCTTTACCGAAACCAGAAGGTTATACTGGCCCCAGCACTTATTTTCAATTCCTGCAAACTGTCCAAAAAAAAGGAGAACACGGTCAGAGTTTTGGCTATAAAACTATTAATACTGATGTTCTTGGTTGGTTAATTGCTAGAGTCACGGGGCAACCACTGACGGAAGTTCTCTCGGAAAAAATTTGGAGTCAAATCGGTGCCGATATTGATGCTTACTTTACCGTAGATTCGATCGGGACTCCCTTCGCCGGTGGCGGCTTAAATGCGGGTTTAAGAGACCTGGCGCGCTTCGGCCAAATGATCCTCGACGAGGGCAAGGTTGGCGATCGCCAAGTAGTGCCGCCAGAAGTCATCCGCAAGATTGGCAAGGGGGGAGATCCACAGGTATTTGCGAGAGCGTCATACTCGGCCTTGAAGGGATGGAGTTATCGCAGTATGTGGTGGATTACTCACAACGAGAATGGTGCTTTTATGGCGCGGGGAGTTCACGGTCAATCCCTCTACATCGATCCCCGTGCAGATATGGTAATCGCTCGTTTTGCTTCCTATCCCGTAGCAGGTAATGCGGCCAACGACCCTACCACTCTACCAGCTTACCAAGCTGTGGCAGATTATCTGATCAAGCTCGATCGGCCTTAGGGTAAGCTAAGACGCATTTTGATTCGCTAGTAGTGGTGAGCCGTCTTGTTTATCCAGTTAGGATTGTGTAAAGTATTTCCTAATCAAAATAATTGCCCAATAAATCTTTAAAACTGATTCTTTCAGGGTGACTCTCCTGACAATTATCTTTTTTTGGTCGGTGCAATGCTTACTTGCAATCGTCTTGATCGATTGACATACTCCCACCGTCAAGCTACGCTGTGACGGGGGATTCTTGACCTATCACTATCGGAAATTCCTTGTTCAACGAGACGGCTTAGATTCTCAATGTCTCCATTAAGAACCCAGAGGCCGGACTCTCTATTATGCGTTTGGGTCGGTTTCTGTTTGCCCAACAGTACCGTTGACACTTCGACTTCGCTCAGTGTCAATGCCGAGCGAAGTCGAGGCATTGAGATGATTTCCCAAATATTGTAACCCTTTTTTAAGAATATTTATTGCTGCATTATGATCCCTATCTAAGACTGTTTGACAATTGGGGCA contains the following coding sequences:
- a CDS encoding serine hydrolase; the encoded protein is MLVAENKLEENKLVRDYIPELTKSGFGDATVRQVLDMTTALDYSEDYADPRRGSGNTRPPGILYRNQKVILAPALIFNSCKLSKKKENTVRVLAIKLLILMFLVG